The genomic region TCGGAATGGTATGCACCACATCCAAAGAGGATCTATTATCCACCAGGCCTCAATTCGTTGTCATTGCCGTCGGGAACTCCGATATCTGCAAGGTCTCGCTGGAGTATCTTGATCGGGGGATTCCCGTGCTTGCCGAAACACCGGCGGGCATATCTGTGGAGGAATTAAACGCCTTATGGAAGGCGCAGACACAGAAGGGAGGAAAACTCCAAATAGCCGAACAGTATCAATTTTATCCCCGCTACTCTGAGATTATCAGAGAATGCAGGACACTGGGAGACAGGCAGAATGTGTTTATCTCCTGTGTCCATGGCTATCACAGTGCCAGCCTGGCCCGTCTGCTACTGGGTCTGCAGAATGAACAGTTCACTGTATTTGGAAAATCCTACTCCTATCCCATCACTGAGACAGATTCAAGAGAAGGAATCATCACTGACGGAAGAGTCGCCGAGAAGGAGACAAGTATCCTGACAATCGAGTTTGAGAATGGCAAAAATGTCTTCTATAATTTCAGCGGCGTCCAGTATCACTCATTGATTCGGACAAGGCATCTGATGATTCAGGGCTCCCGAGGGGAGATAGACGACTTAACAATTCGATATCTGGATGATCAACAGAAGGCCGTCACGAGAAAGATTACATACCAACGGGACCCCTTTCTTCCAGAGGATGAGACAGCCATCAGGAAATGTCTTATCGGGATGAAAGATTACATAGACAGAGGCATCGAGTTCTACCCCCTCTCTGCCGCCCTTCAGGATGCCTATATTTCAATCCTCATGGATGAGGCTGTCCAGACGGGAACAAGAGTACAATCCCGAAAACAGAGTTGGCAGGAACCTGCTCTGTAAGGATATTGACACTTAACATTACAAACTTTTATGGGAGAAAATTTTTATGAACATACTGGGTATCTCTGGAAGTCCGCATATCAATGGAAATACGGCCTATTCTGTTCAATACGCATTAGATCAGCTGACTGATTCAAAAATTGTCACAAAATATATTTCTTTGGCAAACAAGACGATTAATCCCTGTCAGGGTTGTTTTAGTTGTGCAAAGAACAGTAGATGCGAATTATCTGATGACATGGATGAAATTTATGAAATAATCAGATGGTGTGATGCCATTGTAATCGGTTCACCTGTTTATATGGGAATGGTCTCGGGTCATGTAAAAGTCTTTATGGATAGATGTGTTGCCTTCAGATCCAATAGAGACAAATCCTATGAATTATCCGGAAAGATGGGATGCGGGATTGCCTGCGGTGGATTTAGAAATGGTGGTCAGGAGACAACATTGCAGAATATTCATACATTTTTATTACAACAGAATATCAAGGTCATCAGCGACGGTTTTCCCTATTGTCATGCCGGCGGTACAATTGTAGGCAATGCCGAAACCGATGACATTGGACTGCAGACCATAAAGAATTTAATGACCAACCTGATAAGAATGAATCCTGTATAAAATGATGAAAAGATAGATGTAAAGGGAAACGCCCAGCCAGGTGTTAGTTCTCATTATTGCAATTCCGGGGAATTCTGTGTTTCATTTATACAACAGCTACAGTATTTGACAACCTCTTTAAATTTATATGCAACATTTGTGCAGAGCTTAGTGATACTGGTGGTTCTTGTAATAATCCACCCACTGAGAAATCCTATATTCCATGAATGATTGTCGGCATGAAGAACGTCAATTGAACAGTGAGGCCATATTATCAGGATTGTTTTCCAAAATGGAGTCTGCATGATTCATTCCAATACTTCTGCCAATCCGTATATGAGAAGAGAATCAGTCTGAGACAGATACTGGATTTTAATCCAGTCATCTGAGCGGATAACATTGGATATTCTAAACTCATCCATTGTATGAAGAAGACTCTCTTCCAAAACAGCGCCAGAATAACCCAGGTAAAAATCATCGGGAGCATCTGAATTTATGGTCCCTGCTCCATTGCTGACGATTATAGAGCCAACATACTGATTTCCATCTTTATAACTCAGTAGAGTTGTCGCTACGGTCTGTGCTCCATCCCAGGTGATTGCCAGAAAAACCCAGTGACTTGCAGTTAACAGGCCTTCCTCCTCTTCATAAGAAATAGGGGATATGATTATGCTTTTGGCGTATTCCAATTTGACATGGGAATCTGAAGAGTTACCATAGACCCTCAATGCTCCCTTTGAGAAGAGATTGTCTCCCGAAACACCGGTATTGAAAAACCAGCCGGTATAGGTCACCGGCCCGAGATTACTGATAGCCGGCGTTGTCGTTACGGCAATTCGATCCGGACCATTGTCAAAAGATGCTCCGTCACCGATAAAACCAGGGATTGAGGTAGGATTTGTCGGAGGATTGGACAATCCATGATGGCCCTTACCCGAGCTGTCTGTGTACTGGGGGGAGGGTGCATTCAGATGCCATACGGCCTGATAGTCGGAATTCCATACCTGAGAAGAATCTAGCAACCCTGTTTCTGTATCATTGCCGTAATACATCCATATTCCAGTGCTGCCTCCAGCGGGAAGGCTGGGAATCTTCACCCAGAGTATGGTCTCCCCTCCAGAATTCCAGGTATCATCAATCTCATAGGCATATTCACTCAAAAGATCAGATGAAAAGAAAGCCAGATCGGATCCGTCAGTCTTCAATTGACCGTAATTTATTCGGGAAGAATTAAGAACAACCATAATAGGAAAGTCAGACAGAGTCTCTGTTGAGCTGGCATGATTGATCGTGAGCTTTTTCCTGTTTCTCCAGCCTTCGCCCGTAAGGGGTGTCTGGATTGGAGCATCAGTATCTAAAGGTGAATCTGACAAAGCCGCATCCACCTGATTAAGAAGATCCCAGGCTCCAGGATCAGAACACGCAGCCAGGAGGATAAACACTACTAAAAAGAATACATAATGTAGAAAAATTTTAAACAATATGAAATCCCACCTGATTATAATATAATAAAAATATGAAATATATTACAACTAAATTAGTAATCCTTAAAAAAATTGAATAAAAAATTATATCTTTTATGTATTATATCTCTAGTCATTCTCAAAACAATTGAAGCGGCACCGAGTGATGATGGAAAAAATCTCCACCATGCCATAGGGCTGGAGTTGGGGTTTCTTAAAGAATTGAATAATGATTCACCTTATGGGATTCCAGCCGGTATCGGTCTTTTTTATCAGTTTACCGGTCCTCCCCGTTTCCCTGTACTCCTGGGAGTAGATGTGAACAGTTATGGGTTTCCTCCCTTAGACGATGGATATGAGACCTCTCTGATGCTTGTTCCGAGTCTCTCAATTGGCTATGGATATCAAGTTTCACTTCATAGGGAAGCATCTATCGGTATTTTTCCTGTATTGAAATATGGTCAGTATATTCGCCGTTTTACCTATGAGGGAAAGGATTATCAGGGGTCGCGTCCTGTTTTGTCAGGAGGAGTGGAATTCATACTGTTTTCAGAAATGAAAATTCTCTTTTCTTTTGGTTTTTTTTATACACTCTATCTGGATGATCAACCAATCAATTTCCTTGCTTACAGGAACAGAACCGGTTATGTTTTTTAGTGTGTTAAATAAAAATGTATTTATATTTATTGTCATATATCTGCTTCATATAAGCTCATTATATGCGGAGACAGCCCTCTTCATACTGACCATGCCTCCAGGAGCAGTGGTAGAAGTTGATGGACTATCCCATGGTACTAGCCCTCTCCTGATTAAAGGCATGGAAAAGGGGGATCATTCTCTCAATTTTATTCTTGAGGGGTATGAGGACATGTCACGGACAATAGAACTTGTTTCAGACACCCCACAGGAACTGACCGTTTCTCTGATTTCCCGCTACGTAAATTTGTCAATCCCCGACACTCAACAGGCAGCAGATTCAAAGGAAAAATTAATGTCCATACCCTATGGTCAATACAGCATTATACGGGGAGCAAATGGAATAGAACTGACGCCGAAATACCCCCGACAGGCACTCATCAGCGGATTGAATATCAGCATACCCCTTATGGCAAGTTTCTCTGCGGCACTGACTGTTAACGAGCTGCAGAATCCGCATTACAGCAGGGCGAGCTTATCACCCTTCGTCATTGGGACATACATATTGAATGCTCTTATGGTTGGCCTGGATTCGATCCTCCATATCCATAAAAGCAAATACATTACCCTTGCTGCAGAAAGGATCACAACCGATAAGGAAAATAATAAAAATGCCAGGGAATTGTATGATTCCGCAGGGGAAAAATTACAGTCAGGAGATTTCACTTCTGCTCTTAATGATTATGTAACAATTATCTCAAACTACAGGAACACTATTTTTCATCCCCTTGCCTTATACAAAAGGGGACAAATACATATGATTCTCAGCCGGGAAGACCTGGCGGAAAAAGATTTTTTGACAATTATAAATAAAATGCCTCTGGCAGAGCTCTACGATGGATGTTTTTGGAATCTAGCAGAAATCAGTCTGCATAATTCAGAATTTACACTTGCTCTGACCAGGCTTGACCAAATTCTCAATGTTGACGAGTCTATCACTCCTGAAATTGTTCAGAACAGATACAATGAGATTCTAAAATTACAGAAAGAAAAGAGAAATGCAATAAGTCCGGATACAAATCCAACAGATCCTGTTAATCCTGATGCGTCTTCAGAATCTCCACAAATGAGTCTTGATGAGACAGAAACAAATCAATCAGTTGAGGATCAAAATGCTTTCCCTTCTCTTGAATGAGCAAACTAACGGCTTTATGAATAGGCCACGCTTCTTTATAGGATCGTTTGGAAGTCAGTGCATCAAATACATCAATAACACAGATAATACGGCCTGAGATTGGAATTTCCTCACCAATCAAGCCTTCAGGGTATCCCG from Oceanispirochaeta sp. harbors:
- a CDS encoding Gfo/Idh/MocA family oxidoreductase; its protein translation is MEKIRFAIVGSGWRSKFFLRIAAAHQDQFEVCSMLVRSEEKKRLFREDFGMVCTTSKEDLLSTRPQFVVIAVGNSDICKVSLEYLDRGIPVLAETPAGISVEELNALWKAQTQKGGKLQIAEQYQFYPRYSEIIRECRTLGDRQNVFISCVHGYHSASLARLLLGLQNEQFTVFGKSYSYPITETDSREGIITDGRVAEKETSILTIEFENGKNVFYNFSGVQYHSLIRTRHLMIQGSRGEIDDLTIRYLDDQQKAVTRKITYQRDPFLPEDETAIRKCLIGMKDYIDRGIEFYPLSAALQDAYISILMDEAVQTGTRVQSRKQSWQEPAL
- a CDS encoding flavodoxin family protein, whose product is MNILGISGSPHINGNTAYSVQYALDQLTDSKIVTKYISLANKTINPCQGCFSCAKNSRCELSDDMDEIYEIIRWCDAIVIGSPVYMGMVSGHVKVFMDRCVAFRSNRDKSYELSGKMGCGIACGGFRNGGQETTLQNIHTFLLQQNIKVISDGFPYCHAGGTIVGNAETDDIGLQTIKNLMTNLIRMNPV
- a CDS encoding DUF2341 domain-containing protein, whose protein sequence is MFKIFLHYVFFLVVFILLAACSDPGAWDLLNQVDAALSDSPLDTDAPIQTPLTGEGWRNRKKLTINHASSTETLSDFPIMVVLNSSRINYGQLKTDGSDLAFFSSDLLSEYAYEIDDTWNSGGETILWVKIPSLPAGGSTGIWMYYGNDTETGLLDSSQVWNSDYQAVWHLNAPSPQYTDSSGKGHHGLSNPPTNPTSIPGFIGDGASFDNGPDRIAVTTTPAISNLGPVTYTGWFFNTGVSGDNLFSKGALRVYGNSSDSHVKLEYAKSIIISPISYEEEEGLLTASHWVFLAITWDGAQTVATTLLSYKDGNQYVGSIIVSNGAGTINSDAPDDFYLGYSGAVLEESLLHTMDEFRISNVIRSDDWIKIQYLSQTDSLLIYGLAEVLE
- a CDS encoding PEGA domain-containing protein, translating into MFFSVLNKNVFIFIVIYLLHISSLYAETALFILTMPPGAVVEVDGLSHGTSPLLIKGMEKGDHSLNFILEGYEDMSRTIELVSDTPQELTVSLISRYVNLSIPDTQQAADSKEKLMSIPYGQYSIIRGANGIELTPKYPRQALISGLNISIPLMASFSAALTVNELQNPHYSRASLSPFVIGTYILNALMVGLDSILHIHKSKYITLAAERITTDKENNKNARELYDSAGEKLQSGDFTSALNDYVTIISNYRNTIFHPLALYKRGQIHMILSREDLAEKDFLTIINKMPLAELYDGCFWNLAEISLHNSEFTLALTRLDQILNVDESITPEIVQNRYNEILKLQKEKRNAISPDTNPTDPVNPDASSESPQMSLDETETNQSVEDQNAFPSLE